Within Lolium rigidum isolate FL_2022 chromosome 5, APGP_CSIRO_Lrig_0.1, whole genome shotgun sequence, the genomic segment CAGAATGACAGCTCTAACCGTAAGGAGGGGTGCACATGAATGCATGGCTGTCGTGAACACAGCTACCTCGATAGGAAATACCACAAATACCATAGCACTATTAGCCTTCTTTAGACTCTAGTCACACCAGTTTAAATGCATGTGATTATCTTTTACAAGTCCATTTTTTAGACTACCATTCCAATTTAAATGTCCAATTTCCTTCTATCTCTTTTGCTTTTAAAACATGTGATTCATCCACTGTTGTTGTGCTAGTCACTAATTTTTATTAACAGAGTTATGTTGCTTGCTTATTTCAGGCATGATTGTAATAAATACAATGAAGAAAGTTCTGGTGAAGCTGATTCCGACACTTGCCAATACAGGTAACTCTTCCACCTTTATGCCCCCCTCCCTTTTGTATGTTTAGTATAGTTTACTAATTAGTATTTGAGGCCACTTCAAATGACAGGCCCATAAATCTTTTGTAAAATTTAGATTTACTGAGGTGACGTATCAACACTCATGGCTAATCATGTTTCCTGTAAAAATAAAATCGTCTGTTTTACATCTAAAAGACCAACCAAAAATATTTATGGGGAAACACATTACATTTTAACATGTGTTCTCAGATCTGGAAGCATTCTTGTATAATTATTTCATATACATCTGAACTCAACAAAAGGAGGTCTTGAGATTTGTTTCGATAAATAGGATAACATATGTAAATTGCAGAGAAAATGTGCCAACTGAAAGTAGCATTTTAATGTGTCGCTGGATTTGattatttttgtgttttggtCGATCAGTTAACATATAGGCATTAGGGAAGCATCTTATTACTTATTAGTTGCTTCCACATCTTGCAACAAGACAGTCAACTCTTGACCTGAAAAACAAATAGAAATCCACTGCTATCATTAGGGGTGTCCTAATGTATGAGCTACCGTTATAAACTACGattgaatgatgactatgatgaaGGTGGGTACTAACATTGCTTTTTTGTTTCAGTTCTGATGATGatagtgatgaagatggagagtgCCCATTCGGTAATCCTCTTCTTAGGGATAGCTATGGAAAATTGACAGATTGGAGGTTGAGTGATCTAGATGCGGCATTCACTAAGCATCTAGAGGATGAAGCAAAGAATCCGAAGCCAAAAGAACGGAAGCTCACGAAAGAAGAAAAGTTGAAGATTCATAGCGATCGCATGGAAGGATATATGAAGTTTGCTCTCCATCAGTACAACATTAAAAAAGAACTTGTTGAGGTTTGTGTTCAATTTTACTACCGTTTGTCATTCTGTGTTCAATTTTCTTTTTACAATGTGTTTTAACAATTTGGAGTATATTTTTCAGGATATGAGATTCGAGTTTGAGAAAGCCCAAAGTCAGAATTGGATCGTTGAAGGAGAGTTTGATGACCTGTTCTATTACCATTTTAACTTCACAGCTAAGCAGACCTGTTCTTCTGTGTTTACATTTTTTGCGGAAGTAACCCCAGAAGATGGAGATGATTGTGACGTTCTCTGCTGCAGACTTCTAAATGATGATGACAATGGTATGTTTCGACTAGTTACATAAGCTGTACATAGTTTCACTCTTAGTGTTTTTGAGCAAGTCCGAAGCTAGCTGGTGGCTTGTGTTTATGTGTTAATGCCTTGTTTCCACTGTATACATGTAGAGCCATAGAGGTGATTGGACAAAAATTCTTTCCCGTTAGTAGTAATGCACTAATGCATAGCCTTGTATTGATTTGTTGTACCAGATTTTGTGTGTAAAATTTTACTACTCAAATTGGATGTCAAATCCCATATAAGTTGATTGCTACAAAGTCGTGAATTTTGACATGGAATATTGCTATTATCAAGTCTTTTAAAAGCTGCACGAATATTTCTATCGTAATGCTGCTTCTACTGGAATTAATGTGAAATTACGTTTTTATTCCTTTTGAAGGACACTGCTTTGGTTGTGAGAATGAAGGCGTAGATGACTTAAGGCATCCAGCTTGTAAATCTGCGTATGTTGGAGGTCACGAAGATCGGGGTTTCCCATTTATGGAGAACAGTGAGACTGAGGTACTGCAATTTCAAATGAAGTTCTCTTCCAGTATTTTGCCATTGTATTGCCACCACTTAATCTGTTCCATACTTCAGGATGACAGCGATTGACGGGCGGAAGAAATTGACGAGATAACAGAAGTCTCTGTCTTGGAGTGCTCTTTTTCTGCCAGCAGCAAGTCATCTGATATATTTAATTATAGTTTGTTTCTTGTGGATGTTTTAAAATTGGTGAAATTTTGTAACTTAGGAATTTGCAGTATGTTCATGCACATGTTCAGCTTGAATCTGAGAAACTTAGCAATTAGTATTATGATCGCTCTTGTGTGATCAGGGTTCCAAAAGCCAGATATGTTTTGTCCAATTTTTGGCATACGTGGTTCAGTACTTCTCTTAAAATTCTCTAAGTTCAGGATTATAGTGGTATCTATTGTAGGCTTGGATTCTTATAGATCTGTAAAAGGACTCAACAGTTTTAAAACCAAAATCGCAATGAAACCTGCCTTCTACCTAGTTCCAGTTCTATTAATCCCTGGTAGCAATACAACAAAATGTTTTCACTTTCTCGGCTACCTTTGTCGATATGATATCTAAGATATAATGGATTAGGTAGTTGGCACCATTACATGTGGCATTGGAATTCAAAGACATGAATCCATGTcggcgtggtgaacagacaggtgccataggatggcttaagttggggccgaatgagcgctagaggatttgggggagggtttttgattagattggatgaacttccggatgctttcctcaagaactcagccaaaggcaaaggtagaagaagaacacaaggaagaactctgctctagatctttctcttcattgatcttcaCAAGATACAGGTTTTTGCATACAAGGTTTCTCTCTAGATCGATCGTCCcgtgtacgggtgtgccccctctccctatataggggagagggtggcttacagaggaagaaaccctaatggcatctttgactagacaaactactttacaaagttactttaatcataaatgatgccggggtcttctttaatcagggaggctgacgtcctccggcttctttcagcgtcaccctcttctttatcgtcacggcttcgtttaaagctactttgcttagctcatctttgtcctctagctctggagagaatctttgaccggtcttgccgacgtgctacagtgcacttcttaccggtagcccggtgtcttcctcacctggttccggtatacccctcttggggataccggcttagctttacttagccaaacacttaacttcgtgctccggtataaatattaaaccggtatcttgatggctcaaaccatccggttggcatgcctttggcataccgggggtcatccccccaacattagtccccgaagctggtatagtccggtggaatttattcaacagaccatgccaggttcccatatcttaaggtaccggtttaatctttccggtggtCAGTTTAGAtcccggcatctttgccggacttacgtcttttctctctttgcaaggtattttccggtatcttatcctccggtatcttagacattaaatctctcctcggtgaagtcgagaatttctcgggtacagtgcctgtcagtgacatgcgcactgtacctgACAGCCTCGATgtcggggtcacttcccttcggcttctgcgccagcacttatggcgccacaccggatccccgCTGCCGTACCGGATCCGTGCGGCTTCCCTGTAGCATTctattttccgcgcgtgtatcctcgcgccacgtggcggcccacgaagcgaaccgccgcggcccagcggtttccagcccactatctcttcttcctatataaggggaaacggctccttcttcctcctttcttcgCATTCTCAACTCCCTCGCGCGCACAGAGCTCCTAGCCCTCTTGCGCTCTCGCCGCTTCCGTTCGTCGccagagctccgccgcccggcgaacttcCGCTCCGCCGAGCTTCGCCAAGCTTTGCTGCACGGAGATTCACCGCAGCAcatctgccgccgccgcgccgtaagttctccggcgagttcttcttcttcAGTGGACCTCGCCGGCGACTGCAAGTTTACCGCTTCACCGGCGACCATCTCCAGTGCTTCATGTCGTCCCAGGTTAGCCTCAATGCttctttgccctcttcctctttgcttttcagatcttgggccggtaggatatttaccttctcttttcttttctttttttctcttactcggagatcttcgcgcaagggtagatcttgggaaatcagTTTTTTGAGTAGAAACCGGCATCTCTCATATCCGTATGTCTAGCGAAGAGTCTCTTTCCGTGTCATCCTCCAGTAGCCACCAGAGCGAAGCTTCCGACGGGCTATCAgctgatcttgcccggatggaagccGACACCGGCAACTCTAGCCAAGCTCCCGGAGTGGATCTATCCGGTATCACTCGCGGAGCCTGGAAAGGTTCCGATGTCACACaacacgagatcgactggctttaccggtctagaaggatatcagaaggagtatcctgccggcttccccgcgacgagatcgaaccggtactcgaacccggtgagttcgtagttttccttgctcacttcgagcgtggcttcggccttcctgcctctgacttcttccgccaaatcttggattattaccaactccagcctcaccaccttcccgacaatgccgttttttatctttcttgttatgctaccttcatggagggctacatcggcatccgtcccactcgcgagactttcgctcgcttcttctctctccggattaactccgttcagggcaaggacattcctaagcccaaaccccccgtacaatgcgggtcttgtatcatcggctcccgccaagggatccccttctttaaattctctggtctcgagtcatgccggttatggcaagggaccttcttctacgtgaagaacaacggcgccccagatctcatcaatctgccggctttcaacccggcgccgcccacgaaggTCAAGCGGGGCTACTTCCACCGGGACGAATCACATTGAGACGAACCGGgtcgtacgcttcatggagaaggcGAGGAAAGAAACAAACATCtgctctgacgacatcatccgcaccttcatctcacgccgggtgcttcctcttaagcgccgggctcataagataagcgagatgtacggtcctggcgatcctaccaagatcaccggcctccctctaagcAAGGAGGACATAGTCttcaaggctaagcagatctgccagactgccatgccggatgacttggagtggggcttcctgcctctcagctccaccaaccctccaactgatgaagtaagagattgtgcaacccgggttgttgtaccggtaacttttacgttGTGGCTAACTGATTCTCCATTCGTTTTCAGGCTAAAGAGCGCTTCCCTCGCATCAAGGCGGAGCAGTGAGGCCCCTGCCGGAAGCGTCCTCTGGACAAGGTTGATCCGGATCCTTACATCCATTGGAtcgacctcaagatgggccgcacccacacctcACGCCCCGGTAACTTCTCGTCTGAAGCTCCCGGTTCCAGTGACAAACTCACTATGCTTGAGGTAGCTTTCTCTTCCGGTCTCTCATGCTTTACTTGTTATATCTCCTCgcgtagatgctccctcagctagCACCCAACCGCAGGTTCATGAGCATGCGGCTCCTTTGCAGGCCGAGGTCGGCcgcgagttcctggagaagctcgtCCCCCAGGGCACGAAGAACAAGGCCTCGGCACCTGATGCCGGCTCAAGCAAagctcctcccgccaaacgcttccggacggaagtccttggggggaaagaagcaggcaagaggcgctacaagggGAAAACGATGCCGGTCTCTTCTGGGTAAGCTTTTGTTCCTCTGTTTGCTTTGTTTTTCAAACTCTTCCTTTTGGTTGCTTTTTCcgatcttttctctttttcttgttcAGCCCTGCGCTTAAGCTCTCCAAGAGCACCAGCGGCACGAAGCCGGAAAGctctgagggaaccgcaagggcctcaactcctcctcctcagtcaagcccggtaccatctggtaccggcaacccttctgcctctcctctgggaggcacctcaagtgcggggcgcgcggcccctacacctcctgaacaccgcacggaggaggacctCATCTCCCCTGTAGAAaaacaagataccggcgccagcaacatcggtgcCGATGCagaaactgccgggcgggcggaacctctggttcctcccgtcccgaaaagaaagaagaagaagagctcgaactcttccccctccaagcccGTGCCGGACTCTTCCGCGCCGACAAGCTCTACCTTGGGGCAAGACGCACCTTCGCCTCCCAAGACCTCGCCCGCGCCTCCACCGGAAGCTCCGAAAGTCGAGCTAAGCGGGGCCATTCCAACACCGCCGCCAGAAATCCtcaagatcaccaagttcctcaagccggaggCTTCCAAGGGGAAGGCCACGGCTTCCGGCACTTCACCCGCCGGCCCacagtccttggtgctgcacgtcggccccgccgccgccgcggctggAGAAAAGCCTTCCGGCATcctgggccggatcaccgagctgaAGCGTCGAGGCCGCGAGCTGGGGCACCTGCTTCcctacgctgagaagtggaatgcTGCGGACGTGTCTGCAGCTacacgcggcctggggaaggaccggcttccggcgcTAGACCCCTCTGGGCTCCGGTGcacggaggagcacttcatgcggctgcggcgcgcggtgaaggagctggacaacgcgtggcatgatgccaccaacaacatggtggtaagtttcaccaaactcTTTGCAATTTTTTCAATTCATGTCGGTCTCATTCTTTCCGGAtcctgtctatcttcccagtccccgagttttgtgttgagagcatagctcttagtaTGAAACTTAGGTAAAAAACTTCAAAAAActtgcatagctagtccccgagtttcgggttaagaacgtagctcttagcgcgaaacttaggtagaaacttCAAAATActtgcatagctagtccccgagtttcgggttaagaacgtagctcttagcgcgaaacttaggtagaaacttcaaaaaaccggcatagccagtccccgagtttcgggttaagagcgcagctcttagcgcgaaacttaggtaagaGCGTAGAGAAACCGGCTTCTTTTTtctaacattttttttttgagcagagcacggccgacgcccggaggcacctctttgaggagcttctgtgggagcaccgggatcttgctgaagcgcacagcaagtgccaaggtgagtTTCTGTGCCTCCGGCACCTTCTTACCGGAAGCTTTTCTCTTCTAACACTCACAAACTTTTTGcgtaacagctatcccggaagcttccatcgaagccctcaagactcagctcgccgcactccaaggtaccgcTTCTTCCTTTCCGGTTAACTTGTCTCTCTTCATTTTACCAGTTGCAATTTTGTTAACACTTTCTTTCCGGGCTCTAGGtgaaaaagagcagctcatccgggagcatcgcgaggctctggacgcccaggaggTTTATTCCAAGGGGCTGAAGGACCAGCTGATCCAACTTGGGTCCAACACAATGAGGCGATGAAGGCCACCCAAGCCGCCGCTGAGGCCAAGCTGAATGAAGCTCTGGAGGATGCCAACAACTCCACCGTGGTGCTGCGGGCGGAGCTagaggagggagccaaggcgCGAAAAGCAGCCGAGGATCGGGCCGCGCTCCTGGAGGGAGAACAAAAGGAGTGTGACCAATTGGTCATGCAAACCAACGCGATTGCCCTTAGTAAGTTTGTCTTATCTTCTTCTCCggtttttgcttataagcttatatttctggtagcatgtccttatcttttctttgcctcgcagggctctttccggactcgcagCTCTATGCACAGAAGAAGGTGACCGAGCGCCGGGTTCAGCAGGAGTTGAAGAACCCGGAAGCGCCGTGGGATccttatgaccatctggtcgccctctctgcgggggtcgcccacatgcgcgcggtggaccaGAACCTTGCCGATCTGCCCGACGTGGCGATCCACCTCTTCAAGGTGTTGTGGCCTGAGCAGGAGGTGCCGGCCAACCTAACGCTTACCTCTGAATGCCTGAAGGGTGCCAGCCGGcgaatccgcgagtggcagtgctcagcggctcgtgccggagcggatgcggcgctacGCGTCGCCTGGTCATGGTACGAGGACTTGGACCTGGACGCCCTCCTTGGCGTGCGCGAGAATGCTCCTACCGATATGGATCtggtcctcaccgcgaagcggcaggatcgagccTACCGGATCGCAGAGTACGCctcggtccgcaccttcatccctcctcctcccgacgtcaaggactacctcagtgacgaagaagaaggagaggacgaggaagatgaagatgctgGAGCCGGTGATgcgcctccggaagctccagaGGCCGGCGCCGTTCCTCCCGAAGCTCCTTCTGTTTAAGTATCTCCTGTAATGTGTTTGCCTGCCCTGCTTACTTCAAAACAATGCTCatcaaattctaccccggtatgccggggtttatgatgtaacatAAAACTTAGCcgttcttttggttgtgctacaacaatctatgccggtatgttataccggtagcCTATTAACTTATGGTTGTCTATTGTCTTAGCATTTTGCTCGTTgtgttgcttttatcttgcactgcaaagattccggaattgtttccgcatccaatccgatgctcacttggctcttttgcctaggctctgcctaccttctctgggcgttttggcgtatgagcacaaagttcttttaccaagcaagcacgaacttagaaataattcgaaattttcacaaaaagccggtacaaccggggttagttaaatttttccgaattgttcgttcccactctctcttttcgcagttcacgtgcttaattcttaccggtttatcttgcttgccatgaagccgggttgcggacagcagcatagtcgaagactccggtaggtttagcacgttactaaaccggaaagaaaaaatgttcaacaagcaaccggtaaactgaaaaaataaacatattgcatgcaactttagtaggggtagtccccgagattcattcgaggtcccgacatcttttattcatagcaaataaggtacaaaaaggaacttcttacaccacaacttcaagagtagaaaggaagcaacagagctacgttccacggacgcttggtctcctctccggatctgtccgcctttccttttttccattcctgtgcatcgatcacgtaataggcatcattgtggagagctttgctcacaatgaagggtccctcccatgggggtgaaagcttatgccggccttcagtgcgctgcactaggcgtaacaccagatctccttcccggaacaccctcgggttaaccttccggctatgatagcgtttgaggttctgctggtaaatggctgttcttgccaatgccaattctcttgcttcttctagcaagtccacatcgttttctcgggcctcttttacctcttgcttggtatagagctgcactcttggtgagtcatggagaatgtcggttggtatgaccgcttctgctccgtaaaccataaagaatggagtgtatccggtagaccggtttggagttgttcttatgctccacgacAGCGATggcagctcatcgagccaacaccccggtgacttttccaccgcctcgatgagtcttggcttgataccggaaagtaccaaggcatttgttctttccacctggccattgccttgtgggtgtgccactgagcacaaatccaaccggatgttgttatcctcacaaaatcttttgaactcaccttgagcaaagtttgttccattgtcagtgataatgctatgagggtagccataccgcaagataacatcttttaagaacttcaccgctgtgcgcccatcacattttgcaatgggtttcacttccaaccacttggtgaatttgtccaccataaccaagatgtgggtcatatttccccttgcagtttttaatgggccaaccatgtcgaggcaccaaacagcaaacggccaagttagcggtatggtttttaaaccggatgttgGGGTATGATTttacttggcgtacctctggcacccattgcattttcttaccaaatcctccgcattttccaaagcagtgggccaatagaacccatgccggaatactttttccaccagcgcccttgacgaggcgtggtgcccacattccccttggtgaatctccgcaagcatttcttttccttcttccggttccacacacctttggaggacaccggtaacacttctcttgtacacctcgccattgatgatggtgtatgctttggacctcctctggatccttctggactcattttcgtcaaccggcaaggtgccgttgatcaggaattccttaataggtttaacccaagatggtgcctctcgaaccaggaacaccggtacgtctatctccatgttatccaccagcattgtttccttTGGTATGGACGCAactgtccccgagtttaccggaagagtccccgagtttgccggaacattccccgggtttccttcatcgatattcattggtacaacatgtgactccggtacgaaaataGACTCCAattccggacttggcttgattgatgggactcttaagtgtgccaaggctattccgggaggaatttcttgcctagatgagcccagcttggacaaagcattcgcggcttcattttctgctcgtggcacatggtgaaactcacagccttcaaagaagccggcaatcttttgcacgtgaaaccggtacgaagccatgttggcatcttttgcgtcccaatctccggaacattgttgcaccaccagatctgaatctccgtagcaaatgatccggtgtgcaccgatttcttttgcgaccttaagtccatgaatcaaggcctcgtactcagcgacattgtttgatgccctgaaatgtacttgcaaaacataccggagatgatctcccttaggtgaggtaagcaccacaccggcacctagaccctctttgagtttggatccgtcaaagtgcatcttccagtattctattctttggtctgggggcttgtattgcatttccgcccaatcaaccaggaaatcagccaaggcttgcgattttatggcatctcttctttcatacaccggtacgtatggtgatatctggatcgcccactttgcaatcctaccgctagcatctttgttgcacatgatatcgaaatgggtgcctcactcaccactttcatggggtgctcctcaaagtaatgcttaagctttgtggcggccatgaacacgccataagtcattttctggaaatgcgggtagttttgttttgagagggagaacacctcgctcaggtagtataccggcctctggacggtttttccttcctcatctCTTTCCACCACCACTACAACActtacaacccggttagttgctgctatgtacaataaCATGGGTTCCCGCTccaaaggtgaagccagtattggtgcagtggctagcatcgtttttagctctttaaacgccgcatctgcctgaggggtccagacgaacgtatcggattttttcatgagagcataaaGTGGCAGAGCCttctctcccaacctgcttatgaaccggcttagcgatgccaagcttccggtaaacttttgcacatccttgAGATCCCGCGGTATAGTCATTTTTtttattgcccggatctttaccggattaacctcaatgccccggcttgatacgagaaagccaagcagtttgccggcaggaacaccgaaggtgcattttgccggattgagtttcatccggaatcttcttaagttatcaaacgtttgccggagatcatcgattaa encodes:
- the LOC124655522 gene encoding uncharacterized protein LOC124655522 isoform X1; amino-acid sequence: MEDPPGSALTSSRSAEPSGRASHAPLPPPPPPPVPPPPRHSLARGRRSASHSRRTQLFSFGSLPYQLGPRMPRRGAREPFYFEKHHIVFFQNDARELASPVRRFEMLSVDDAPPPTSNSPECSELGTTNTDISRSKVSSSDNLPHTPGSADGHDCNKYNEESSGEADSDTCQYSSDDDSDEDGECPFGNPLLRDSYGKLTDWRLSDLDAAFTKHLEDEAKNPKPKERKLTKEEKLKIHSDRMEGYMKFALHQYNIKKELVEDMRFEFEKAQSQNWIVEGEFDDLFYYHFNFTAKQTCSSVFTFFAEVTPEDGDDCDVLCCRLLNDDDNGHCFGCENEGVDDLRHPACKSAYVGGHEDRGFPFMENSETEDDSD
- the LOC124655522 gene encoding uncharacterized protein LOC124655522 isoform X3 — protein: MEDPPGSALTSSRSAEPSGRASHAPLPPPPPPPVPPPPRHSLARGRRSASHSRRTQLFSFGSLPYQLGPRMPRRGAREPFYFEKHHIVFFQNDARELASPFEMLSVDDAPPPTSNSPECSELGTTNTDISRSKVSSSDNLPHTPGSADGHDCNKYNEESSGEADSDTCQYSSDDDSDEDGECPFGNPLLRDSYGKLTDWRLSDLDAAFTKHLEDEAKNPKPKERKLTKEEKLKIHSDRMEGYMKFALHQYNIKKELVEDMRFEFEKAQSQNWIVEGEFDDLFYYHFNFTAKQTCSSVFTFFAEVTPEDGDDCDVLCCRLLNDDDNGHCFGCENEGVDDLRHPACKSAYVGGHEDRGFPFMENSETEDDSD
- the LOC124655522 gene encoding uncharacterized protein LOC124655522 isoform X2, encoding MEDPPGSALTSSRSAEPSGRASHAPLPPPPPPPVPPPPRHSLARGRRSASHSRRTQLFSFGSLPYQLGPRMPRRGAREPFYFEKHHIVFFQNDARELASPVRRFEMLSVDDAPPPTSNSPECELGTTNTDISRSKVSSSDNLPHTPGSADGHDCNKYNEESSGEADSDTCQYSSDDDSDEDGECPFGNPLLRDSYGKLTDWRLSDLDAAFTKHLEDEAKNPKPKERKLTKEEKLKIHSDRMEGYMKFALHQYNIKKELVEDMRFEFEKAQSQNWIVEGEFDDLFYYHFNFTAKQTCSSVFTFFAEVTPEDGDDCDVLCCRLLNDDDNGHCFGCENEGVDDLRHPACKSAYVGGHEDRGFPFMENSETEDDSD